One genomic window of Roseobacter ponti includes the following:
- a CDS encoding reductive dehalogenase, whose product MSGRLFSSADRAPHLGPYPLERLVRGPAPDYATVPPMREITFRRPQEPASIVNAMADYQATMDAIRDGMVNSARAGCPKDTGERARHLKSFGYFNDASMVGIGPLPDSAMLGQPRRNADIDRLAEDLRTRQTKTLASGIDIIMADLRDSMQAPPATITDHTRVIVYLYEMPRELRPGERGTDWIRDAGHHSACLRASETAVVIANYIRLLGWDAKAHTLTSTDIDLNQATVAAGLAVVEGDVLVNPLIGERFGVAAVTTTMPLDEDAPLAPMAEQVPSLRDRLAWATGFGIGTSSRNRDPFARRDFVDGPHPFETLKRVEDPTTYIDAARVARVPKRTDMFARAQFGDMGKTSQEAAAGGHYARKAAPSMAQRRMLGAFVLLQDGPEAAAPPLTDALRNAENIKAACYYLGIDAVGISGCPDWTWYSHDATGAVIEPPHDQAISMIVDQGYETMEGASGDDWISVAQSMRAYLRFSLLGGVIAQHIRNLGYSAKAHTVMDGEVLQPPLLLLSGLGEVSRIGEVILNPFLGPRLKSGVVTTDMPVTHDKPIDFGLQRFCESCNKCARECPSGAITAGPKLMFNGYEIWKSDSQKCATYRITTPGGAMCGRCMKTCPWNLEGLFAEKPFRWAAMNLPGAAPVLAKLDDRLGRGGLNPVKKWWWDIELTDNGSYQPTRNPVNARALQPGLDLKYEDQTLAVYPAPLAPHPWPYPFPMDREAGIDAYGQMIPARTYRQRRAAGETGPWDHRYSNDTDSPVLHLTLTAVEALSDRVLRCIFEDPDGADLPEWEAGAHLDVVVSPDKLRQYSMCGDPADRSRYEIAVLREDAGRGGSALLHRIFTPGRRVFVSRPINHFPVIAEGKEHLLFGGGIGVTPMVAMAHALHRAQKPFTLNYSVPDRASGAFIDYLSRVPWADRTRLFVSDEGTRADPAAIIGAHMSGQHIYTCGPDAYMAAVTDAACAAGFPEGAVHLEYFAVPEVPEFENHAFRLELLDGRILEVPADKTAADVLIENGVPVDLKCSDGLCGVCRCGVRAGAVEHRDFVLSRAQRKDSMILCQSRAAEKNGIISISL is encoded by the coding sequence ATGTCGGGGAGGTTATTCTCCAGTGCTGACCGGGCGCCCCATCTGGGTCCCTATCCGCTGGAACGGCTGGTGCGCGGGCCGGCGCCCGATTATGCCACCGTGCCGCCGATGCGAGAGATTACGTTTCGCAGACCGCAAGAGCCCGCATCGATCGTCAATGCAATGGCAGATTATCAGGCGACGATGGATGCGATTCGCGACGGCATGGTCAACAGCGCCCGCGCGGGATGTCCGAAAGATACCGGCGAGCGGGCACGGCATCTCAAATCATTCGGTTATTTCAACGACGCTTCGATGGTGGGTATCGGGCCTCTGCCCGACTCTGCCATGCTCGGTCAGCCGCGGCGCAACGCGGATATTGACCGGCTCGCCGAAGACCTCAGAACGCGGCAGACTAAGACCCTTGCCTCCGGCATCGACATTATCATGGCGGATCTGCGCGACAGCATGCAGGCCCCGCCCGCCACCATCACCGATCACACCCGGGTGATCGTTTACCTTTATGAAATGCCGCGCGAGCTGCGTCCTGGTGAGCGGGGCACGGACTGGATCCGTGACGCGGGGCATCACAGCGCCTGTCTGCGGGCCTCCGAGACAGCGGTGGTGATTGCCAATTACATCCGGCTGCTGGGCTGGGACGCCAAAGCGCATACCCTCACCAGCACCGATATCGATCTCAATCAGGCGACGGTGGCTGCCGGGCTGGCGGTCGTCGAAGGAGACGTTCTGGTCAACCCGCTGATCGGGGAGCGTTTCGGTGTCGCCGCAGTAACAACGACAATGCCGCTGGACGAAGACGCACCACTCGCACCGATGGCGGAGCAGGTGCCATCGCTCCGGGACCGGCTGGCATGGGCGACGGGTTTTGGCATCGGCACCTCGTCGCGCAACCGCGACCCCTTTGCCCGGCGCGATTTCGTCGACGGCCCGCATCCCTTTGAGACCCTGAAACGGGTTGAGGACCCCACGACCTATATCGACGCGGCACGCGTCGCGAGGGTGCCCAAACGTACAGACATGTTCGCCCGCGCGCAGTTCGGAGATATGGGCAAAACCAGTCAGGAGGCAGCCGCCGGCGGGCACTACGCGCGCAAAGCCGCCCCGTCGATGGCGCAGCGCCGCATGCTTGGTGCTTTTGTGCTGTTGCAGGACGGCCCTGAGGCGGCAGCGCCGCCCCTGACCGATGCCCTCCGGAACGCAGAAAACATCAAAGCTGCCTGTTACTATCTCGGCATCGACGCTGTTGGCATCAGCGGCTGCCCCGACTGGACCTGGTACAGTCATGACGCCACCGGTGCGGTGATCGAGCCGCCCCATGATCAGGCGATCAGCATGATCGTCGATCAGGGCTATGAGACGATGGAGGGGGCAAGCGGCGACGACTGGATCAGCGTGGCACAGTCCATGCGCGCCTATCTGCGGTTTTCGCTGCTGGGCGGGGTCATCGCGCAGCATATCCGCAACCTGGGCTACAGCGCCAAAGCGCACACGGTTATGGACGGAGAAGTGCTGCAACCCCCTCTGCTGCTCCTCTCAGGTCTGGGCGAGGTCAGCCGCATCGGCGAGGTCATCCTGAACCCCTTTCTCGGGCCGCGCCTGAAATCGGGCGTGGTGACCACCGATATGCCGGTCACTCACGATAAACCCATCGATTTCGGCCTGCAGCGGTTTTGCGAAAGCTGCAACAAATGCGCGCGGGAATGCCCTTCGGGCGCGATCACCGCCGGGCCGAAACTGATGTTCAACGGTTACGAAATCTGGAAATCTGACAGCCAGAAATGCGCGACCTACCGGATCACTACGCCCGGTGGGGCGATGTGCGGGCGCTGCATGAAGACCTGCCCCTGGAACCTTGAGGGCCTCTTTGCCGAAAAGCCCTTCCGCTGGGCCGCGATGAACCTGCCAGGTGCGGCACCGGTGCTCGCGAAACTCGATGACAGGCTGGGGCGCGGCGGCCTTAATCCGGTCAAAAAATGGTGGTGGGACATCGAGCTGACCGATAACGGCAGCTACCAGCCCACCCGCAATCCGGTGAACGCGCGGGCGCTGCAACCCGGGCTCGATCTGAAATACGAAGACCAGACGCTGGCCGTTTACCCCGCACCCCTGGCGCCGCACCCCTGGCCTTATCCCTTCCCGATGGACCGGGAGGCCGGAATAGATGCCTACGGGCAGATGATTCCGGCGAGGACCTACCGGCAACGGCGCGCTGCGGGCGAAACCGGCCCCTGGGATCACCGCTATAGCAATGATACCGACAGTCCCGTGCTGCACCTGACACTCACCGCGGTCGAGGCCCTGTCGGATCGCGTCCTGCGCTGTATTTTCGAGGACCCGGACGGCGCGGATCTGCCAGAATGGGAGGCCGGCGCGCATCTGGATGTCGTGGTGTCGCCTGACAAACTGCGCCAGTATTCGATGTGTGGTGACCCCGCAGACCGGTCACGCTATGAAATCGCGGTGTTGCGTGAAGACGCCGGGCGCGGCGGTTCCGCACTGCTGCACCGGATATTCACACCGGGCCGGCGGGTGTTTGTCTCCCGCCCGATCAACCACTTTCCAGTGATCGCGGAGGGGAAAGAGCATCTTCTGTTCGGTGGTGGGATCGGGGTCACGCCGATGGTTGCCATGGCGCATGCGCTGCACCGCGCGCAAAAGCCTTTCACGCTGAATTACTCGGTGCCGGACAGGGCGTCGGGCGCATTCATTGATTATTTGTCCCGCGTCCCATGGGCGGACCGAACGCGCCTCTTCGTATCAGACGAGGGAACGCGCGCGGATCCTGCTGCGATCATCGGCGCGCACATGTCCGGGCAGCACATTTATACCTGTGGGCCGGATGCATACATGGCCGCCGTGACCGACGCCGCCTGCGCTGCCGGGTTTCCGGAGGGGGCGGTGCATCTTGAGTATTTCGCCGTCCCTGAAGTGCCCGAATTTGAGAACCACGCTTTCCGGCTGGAGCTCCTGGACGGGCGTATTCTGGAGGTCCCCGCTGATAAAACTGCTGCTGATGTGCTTATCGAAAACGGTGTGCCCGTGGATCTCAAATGCAGCGACGGTCTGTGCGGCGTCTGCCGCTGCGGAGTGCGTGCCGGGGCAGTAGAGCACCGCGATTTCGTCCTCTCCCGCGCTCAACGAAAGGACAGTATGATCCTCTGCCAGTCCCGGGCCGCTGAAAAAAACGGCATTATTTCGATCAGTTTGTGA